In Calonectris borealis chromosome 8, bCalBor7.hap1.2, whole genome shotgun sequence, a single genomic region encodes these proteins:
- the DDR2 gene encoding discoidin domain-containing receptor 2 translates to MVASCRGSTHRAEIRLRHAECPALPSSAAAAARGGRRQVPGPVALVSCLEEAEGCAFLLNFCKWQQALSRTADMPAPPRPALLLLLLLLLHIPQGARAQVNPAVCRYPLGMSGGHIPDEDISASSQWSESTAAKYGRLDSEDGDGAWCPEIPVEPDDLKEFLQIDLRALHFITLVGTQGRHAGGHGNEFAPMYKINYSRDGTRWISWRNRHGKQVLEGNTNPYDIVLKDLEPPLIARFVRFIPVTDHSMNVCLRVELYGCVWLDGLVSYNAPAGQQLVLPGGTVIYLNDSVYDGAFGYSMTEGLGQLTDGVSGLDDFTQTHEYHVWPGYDYVGWRNESTAGGYVEITFEFDRIRNFTAMKVHCNNMFAKGVKIFKEVQCYFRADASEWEPSAVSSVLVLDDVNPSARFVTVPLLHRMASAIKCQYYFADAWMMFSEITFQSDAAMYNNSVAPPEAPMVPTTYDPTLKVDDSNTRILIGCLVAIIFILVAIIVIILWRQFWQKMLEKASRRMLDDEMTVSLSLPSESSMFNHNRSSSSSEQESSSTYDRIFPLGPDYQEPSRLIRKLPEFTPGEEDTGCSGPMKPSQASVPEGVPHYAEADIVNLQGVTGGNTYSVPALTMDLLSGKDVAVEEFPRKLLTFKEKLGEGQFGEVHLCEVEGMEKFTGKDFTLEGLDASSNRPVLVAVKMLRADANKNARNDFLKEIKIMSRLKDPNIIRLLAVCIADDPLCMITEYMENGDLNQFLSRQQAGSPPASHAPTVSYSDLRFMATQIASGMKYLSSLNFVHRDLATRNCLVGKQYTIKIADFGMSRNLYSGDYYRIQGRAVLPIRWMSWESILLGKFTTASDVWAFGVTLWETFTLCREQPYSQLSDEQVIENTGEFFRDQGRQTYLPQPALCPDSVYKLMLSCWRRDTKDRPSFQDIHRLLQESASEE, encoded by the exons ATGGTGGCTTCCTGCAGAGGCTCTACTCATAGAGCAGAGATCCGACTGCGTCACGCCGAGTGCCCCGCtctgcccagctcagcagcagctgctgcccgggGGGGTCGCAGGCAGGTCCCCGGGCCCGTGGCACTTGTTTCGTGTCTGGAGGAAGCAGAGGGCTGCGCTTTCCTCTTGAATTTCTGTAAGTGGCAGCAAGCCTTGAGCAG GACTGCCGACATGCCAGCCCCCCCCAgaccagccctcctgctgctgctgctgctgctgctgcacatcccACAGGGTGCGAGAGCCCAGGTCAACCCGG CGGTGTGCCGGTACCCCTTGGGAATGTCGGGCGGGCACATCCCCGACGAGGACATCTCGGCCTCCAGCCAGTGGTCCGAGTCCACAGCCGCCAAGTACGGACG ACTGGACTCGGAGGACGGCGATGGCGCCTGGTGCCCCGAGATCCCGGTGGAGCCCGACGACCTGAAGGAGTTCCTGCAGATCGACCTGCGCGCCCTGCACTTCATCACGCTGGTGGGCACCCAGGGGCGCCACGCCGGGGGCCACGGCAACGAGTTTGCCCCCATGTATAAGATCAACTACAGCCGGGACGGCACCCGCTGGATCTCCTGGAGGAACCGGCACGGGAAGCAG gTGCTGGAGGGAAACACCAACCCCTACGACATTGTCCTCAAGGACCTGGAGCCGCCTCTCATCGCCCGCTTCGTCCGCTTCATCCCCGTCACCGACCACTCCATGAACGTCTGCCTGCGCGTGGAGCTGTACGGCTGCGTCTGGTTGG ACGGGCTGGTGTCCTACAACGCGCCGGCCGGGCAGCAGCTCGTCCTTCCCGGGGGCACTGTCATCTACCTGAACGACTCGGTGTACGACGGGGCGTTCGGGTACAG CATGACGGAGGGCCTGGGCCAGCTGACGGACGGGGTGTCGGGGCTGGACGACTTCACGCAGACCCACGAGTACCACGTCTGGCCGGGCTACGACTACGTGGGCTGGCGCAACGAGAGCACCGCCGGCGGCTACGTGGAGATCACCTTCGAGTTCGACCGCATCAGGAACTTCACTGCCATGAAG GTCCACTGCAACAACATGTTCGCCAAAGGGGTGAAGATCTTCAAGGAGGTGCAGTGCTACTTCCGCGCCGACGCCAGCGAGTGGGAGCCCAGCGCCGTCTCCTCGGTGCTGGTGCTGGATGACGTGAACCCCAGCGCCCGCTTCGTCACCGTGCCCCTGCTCCACCGCATGGCCAGCGCCATCAAGTGCCAGTACTACTTTGCCGACGCCTGGATGATGTTCAGCGAGATCACCTTCCAGTCGG ATGCAGCCATGTACAACAACTCAGTGGCTCCCCCCGAGGCTCCCATGGTGCCCACCACGTACG ACCCCACACTCAAGGTAGACGACAGCAACACGCGCATCCTGATCGGGTGCCTGGTGGCGATCATCTTCATCCTGGTGGCCATCATCGTCATCATACTGTGGCGGCAGTTCTGGCAGAAGATGCTAGAGAAG GCGTCACGGAGGATGCTGGATGACGAAATGACTGtcagcctctccctgcccagTGAATCCAGCATGTTCAACCACaaccgctcctcctcctccagcgagCAGGAGTCCAGCTCCACCTACGACCGCATATTCCCCCTGGGCCCCGACTATCAGGAGCCCTCCCGCCTGATCCGCAAGCTGCCCGAGTTCACCCCGGGGGAGGAGGACACGG GCTGCAGCGGCCCCATGAAGCCGTCCCAGGCCAGCGTCCCTGAGGGCGTCCCCCACTACGCCGAGGCCGACATCGTGAACCTGCAGGGCGTAACGGGCGGCAACACCTACTCAGTGCCGGCCCTCACCATGGACCTGCTCTCGGGCAAGGATGTGGCCGTCGAGGAGTTCCCCAGGAAGCTGCTGACCTTCAAGGAGAAGCTGGGAGAAGGCCAGTTTGGGGAG GTTCACCTCTGCGAAGTGGAGGGGATGGAGAAGTTCACGGGCAAGGACTTTACCCTGGAGGGCTTGGATGCCAGCTCCAACCGCCCCGTGCTGGTGGCTGTGAAGATGCTGCGAGCGGATGCCAACAAGAATGCCAG GAATGATTTTCTGAAGGAAATCAAGATCATGTCGCGGCTGAAGGACCCCAACATCATCCGGCTGCTGGCAGTGTGCATCGCGGACGACCCGCTGTGCATGATCACCGAGTACATGGAGAACGGAGACCTCAACCAGTTCCTGTCCcgccagcaggcaggcagcccccccgccagccACGCGCCCACCGTCAG CTACAGCGACCTGCGGTTCATGGCCACCCAGATTGCCTCCGGCATGAAGTACCTCTCCTCCCTCAACTTCGTGCACCGAGACCTGGCCACACGCAACTGCCTGGTGGGGAAGCAGTACACCATCAAGATAGCCGACTTCGGCATGAGCAGGAACCTCTACAGCGGGGACTACTACCGCATCCAGGGGCGGGCGGTGCTCCCCATCCGCTGGATGTCCTGGGAGAGCATCCTGCTG GGCAAGTTCACGACGGCCAGTGACGTGTGGGCGTTCGGCGTGACACTGTGGGAGACCTTCACGCTCTGCCGGGAGCAGCCCTACTCCCAGCTGTCCGACGAGCAAGTCATCGAAAACACCGGCGAGTTTTTCCGGGACCAGGGCCGGCAG ACCTACCTTCCCCAGCCTGCACTTTGCCCTGACTCAGTCTATAAGCTAATGCTCAGCTGCTGGAGACGGGACACTAAAGATcgtccctccttccaggacatcCATCGCCTTCTCCAGGAGTCAGCCAGTGAAGAATGA